Within the Saccharomonospora amisosensis genome, the region CACGGAGCCGACGAGGTCGTGAAGGTCAAGTCGATGGCGACGGCCGAAATCGGCCTGAACGAGGCGCTCGAGGCGGGCGGGATACGCGCCGTCGAGACCGACCTCGCGGAGTTGATCGTCCAACTCGGTCGTGACCGTCCCTCCCACATCCTGGTGCCCGCGATCCACCGAAATCGCGCGGAGATCAGGGAGATCTTCCGCCGCGAGATGTCCGAGGCGCCGGTCTCCGACGACCCGAGGGAACTCGCCGAGGCAGCGCGCAGGCACCTGCGGCGGAAGTTCCTCTCCGCCAGGGTGGCCGTCTCCGGGGCCAACTTCGCGGTCGCCGACACCGGATCGATCGTGGTCGTGGAGTCCGAGGGCAACGGCAGGATGTGCCTGACGTTGCCGCAGACGCTGATCACGGTCATGGGTATCGAGAAGTTGGTGCCGAGCTGGCGGGATCTGGAGGTTTTCCTGCAACTGCTCCCCCGCTCCTCGACGGCGGAACGGATGAACCCCTACACCTCGGTGTGGACGGGCGTGACGCCAGGCGACGGGCCGAGCCGGTTCCACCTCGTGTTGCTGGACAACGGGCGCACGGCCACGCTCGCCGACGAGGTCGGGCGGCAGGCATTGCGCTGCATCCGGTGTTCGGCGTGCCTGAACGTGTGTCCGGTCTACGAGCGCACGGGTGGGCAGGCCTACGGCTCGGTGTACCCGGGTCCGATCGGCGCGATACTCGCCCCGCAGTTGGCCGACGATCCCTCCGATGAGCAGGCCGCTTCGCTGCCGTACGCGTCGTCGCTGTGCGGGGCGTGCTACGAGGTCTGCCCGGTTCGGATCAACATCCCGCAGGCGCTGACCCACCTGCGGGCGAAGGTGGTGCGCAACAAGGGCGGGCGCAACCCGGAAGCGCTGGCCATGGCGGCCGCCGCGTGGGTGTTCGCCGATCCCCGCCGCTTCGAGGCAGCGCAGCGGGCCGGTTCGCTTTCCAGGCTGCTGACCGGTGCCGGGCCGATCGGCCGCCTGCCGTGGCCTGGCTCGAAGTGGACAGCGACGCGGGACGCGCCCTCGCTGCCGAAGGAGTCGTTCCGGCTGTGGTGGAGGCGCAATCGTGGGTAGTGCACGGGAGGAGATCCTGGCGAGAATCCGCGCCGCGGGGGCAGCGCGGCCGGTGACGGTGCCGAGGGAGTATCGCCGCGAGCGGCGGGTGGCCGATCCGGTCGCGCTGTTCGCCGAGCGGATCGCGGACTACCGGGCGGTCGTGCGCAGCGGGCCGGTGGAACTCATCGGCGAGTGTCTGGGTGCGCGTGGGGTGCGGACCATGGTGGTGCCCGCCGACGTGCCCGCCCACTGGCGGGTGTCCGGTGTGCGGTGGCTGGTCGACGACGACCCGCCCCTGGAACTGTCGGTCGTCGACGGCGTCGACGGGGTGCTCACCGGATGCGCCGTGGCCATCGCGGAGACCGGCACGATCGTGCTTGACGCGGGGCAGGCGCAGGGCAGGCGGCTGCTCAGCCTCGTACCCGACTACCACCTGTGTGTCGTGCGTACCGACCAGATCGAGGTCACCGTGGCGCAAGCGCTTTCGAGACTCGACCCGCTACGGCCGTTGACCTTCATCAGCGGCCCCTCGGCCACCAGCGACATCGAGTTGGACCGGGTGGAGGGTGTGCACGGTCCCAGAACGCTCGAGGTGCTGATCGTGGACGGCTGAGTGTGAGGTTCAGCTCGCACCGCCGTCCTACAAGGGACGCCGGACGGGAACGCGGAACTCGCGGACGGGAACGCGGAACTCGCGGACGAGAGCGGGGGACTCGCGGACGGGAACGCGGAACTCGCGGACGGGAGCGGGGGACTCGCGGGTGTCAGTGTTCGCTGGGGAAGAGGTCCGCGGCGCGGCTCGGGCGACCGAAGTGGAAACCCTGAGCCTGGTCGCAACCGAGGTCGCGCAGGATCTCCACCTGCCTTGCGTTCTCGGTGCCCTCGGCGATCACCGTGAGTCCCATTGCGTGCGCCATCGTGACGATGCCCTTGATGATCGCCTCCGCGTCGGTCTCACCAGGTTCGTCCAGCCCTGCGACGAACGACCGGTCGATCTTCAAGGTGTCCAGCGGCAGCTTCCACAACTGGGCCAGCGAGGAGTACCCGGTGCCGAAGTCGTCGATGGCCAGCCGCACGCCGAGCCCGCGCAGCGCGGTCAGTACCTCGGCTGCCGCCTTCGGTTCCCGCATCAACGCGCTCTCGGTGATCTCCAGGCACAGTTCCTCCGGCGGCAGACCAGTGGCACGAAGCGCCTCGGCCACGGCGTCGACCAGTTTCTCGTCGTCCAACTGCCGGGCAGACAGGTTCACCGTGAGCCGGGTGTCGATCTTTCCCGGTCCGCGTCGGTTCGCCAGTTCCCGGGTAGCGGTGCGCAGCATGTGTCCACCGATCAGATTGATCAGGTCGCTCTCCTCTGCGAGCGGGATGAACTCGCCGGGCGAGATGCTGCCGTGCACGGGGTGGTCCCAGCGAAGCAGTCCCTCCACCGCAACGGTGCGGTAGGTGCGCAGGTCCACGACCGGCTGGTAGGCGACCCACAGCTGGCCACCCCGGATGGCCTCGCGCAGGTCCTGCTCCAGCCGCAACTGGCGCTGGATTCGTTCGCGCAGCTCCACGTCGAAGAACTCGTCGCGGCCCCTGCCCCTGGTCTTGGCCTGGTACATGGCCACGTCGGCATCACGGATGAGGTCCTCGGCCGAGCGCCCGTCACCCGGCCCCGCTGTCACGATGCCGATGCTCGCGTCGATGCGCAGCCGCCTGCCGTCCACCGTGATCGGTTCGGTGAGCGAGCGGCGCAGGTGCTCGATGAGGGACCGGATCTCGCCGTCGTGGCGGACCTCGAAGGTCACCACGGCGAACTCGTCGCCGCCGAGCCTGCCGACCAGATCGGAGCGGCGCACGGAGTGTTGCAGCCGCTGACCCGCGATGCGCAGCACCTTGTCACCGATGTTGTGCCCGAGCGAGTCGTTGATGACCTTGAACTTGTCCAGGTCGATGAACAGCACGCAGGCCATGCCGCCACGACTGCCCTCCCGCAGGGCCGAAGCCAGCCGCTGCAGCACGAGCGTGCGGTTGGCGAGGCCGGTCAGCGGGTCATGGGTGGCGTCGTGCTCGAGCCGCTCGCCGATGGCCCTTCGCTCGGTGATGTCGGTGAACGAAGTGACCACAGCGGCAGGCGTGGTGGGGCTGCCGTCCAGCGGCCTGCAACTCATCGAGAGCCACACACATCGCCCGTCCGGGCGCTGCGCCCGTACGACTCTCGTGCCGGCCGGCTCGCCGGTGCGCCGGCTCAGCGCTGAGGGGTAGTCGGCGGGGTCGATGCGTTGGCCAGACTCGTCGTAGAGCGGGAACAACGTCGGAGAGCAGCCGATCACCGCGTGCAGCGGCAGACCGAGTATGCGGCCCGCCGCCGGGTTGGCGGATTCGACGAACCCGTCGGCCCCGATCACCACCACGCCCTCGTCCAGCGCGGCCACCACCGTGCTGTAGCGACGCTCGGCCTGCCTTCGCGCGGTCTCGTCCGCGCACACCAGCACGTAGCCGCCGTTCATCTTTGCCGCGGATACCCGGATGGCCAGCCGCGAACCGTCAGCCCTGCGGTGGGTGTCCTCCACGACGCCGCCGTCGGCGAGGACGGCGGCGGGGTCGAGCCGGGAACCCACCACCTCGCCGACCGGCCTACCGATCGCCGATCGAGAGCTGTGCCCGTACACCGTCTCGGCGGCCGGGTTCCAACTGGTGACGACGCCTTCGGCGGTGGTCGCGATGATCGCGTCGCTGACGTGGGAGACCAGTGCTGCCTGGTAGTGCAACGCGGCTTCCGCGGACTTCTGTGCCGTGATGTCGCGCATGATGACCTGGTAGGCGGGCCTACCTTGCCAGGTGGTGCGTACCGAGACCGACTCGATCAGCATCGTCTCGCCGTCGAGCCGCTTGAGTTCGACCTCCGTGGGTGTCGTCGTGGCGCCGGGACCTTCGAGCTCCTCGATGCGCTTGAGCATGTCCGGCACGGCGAACGGATCGACGAAGTCGGTGATCGGCTTGCCGATCAGGTCGTCGGCCAGCTCCGCGGCGACGAACCTGGCCGCTGCAGGGTTGACGTAGACGAGCCGGCCACCTTCGTGGACGCAGATGCCGTCCGGGCTCAGTTCCACGAGTAGCCGGTAGCGATCGGCGAGGTCGGCGAGTGCCTGCTCGTTGCCGTGCCGTTCAGTCACGTCGGTGGCGATTCCCACCAGCCGTTCGATGTCGCCGTCGCCGTTGTCCTGTGCGCGGGCTAGGAATCGCGTCCATCTCGTGTCACCGTGGGGAGTCTCGTGACACTGTTCAAGATCAAAATTGTGCCACACCGGGCAATTTCTGGCCGCCACGGTCAGCGGCTCCAGCAGTTCGAGCAGTCGGTCGCGGATGCTGTGTTCGTCCTCGACGGGCAGGCCAAGTGCCTCCGCCACGCCGGTGGTCCAGGTGACGTCCAGGGTGCCGAGGTCGAGCGACCAGATCCCCGCTCCGGTCGCGGTCAGGGCGAGGTCGGCGATGATCTCATGGTTTGGCTTCGTCCAGGCGGGTGCTCCGCCCCGGGTACACGCCTCCATGTCTCGTTCCATCCGCTGTCTGTACACAGGCTTTCGATTACAGCATGAAATCGCCGCTAGGCGAATAGTAGGAATCCGAAACCTGTTATTGCGTTCTGCATCTTGAGTGTCTCGACGCGCCGTCACCAGAGTAGGTGGCTTTTTCGGTCAGCGCTGCCCGGAAGGCCGCCTCAACGCATAACCAGGTGAAAGTGAGGCGCAGATCATGCTGCGATCAAGAACCGACGGAATCGGTATCAGCGGCATCGGAGCGGTCACCGGCTACGGCTGGGGCCGCGAACTACTGTGGGAGGGACTGCTTTCGGGCAAGCCCGCGGCAACCCTTACCGGTGGGTTCGGATCCGGTGACGCGGACGCGGGCTGGGTCGCGGCGGTTCCCGACGGCGGTGACCCCGCTGACGGCAGGGGCCGCTTCGCCAGAGCCATGCGGGCCGCTGCCCGGGAGGCGATCGAGGACGCGCGTGAGCGGGGCTGGGTTCCCGGTGCGCGCGTCGGTTTGGTGCACGCCGTCGTGCTGGGCGAGGTCGACCTGTGGAAGGAGTTCTACCTCGTGGAGGGCGGCCAGTTGCAGCCGAGGGACTACCTCGCGCTGATGCCGTCCACCCCGACGTCGACCTTCATGCAGGAATACGGCTTCCACGGGCCCGCGATGAACGTGTCGGCCATGTGCGCGTCGGGCAACGCCGGGATGCTCACGGCGAAGTCCTGGCTGGACGCGGGAATCGTGGACGACGTGGTGCTCGTGGCCACCGACCTTTCGTTGACCCCGGAGAACGTGCGGCACTTCGTGCGGCTCGGGGTTTCGGTGGTTGACGAGGAGCCGCTGCTCGGCTGCAGGCCGTTCCAGCAGGGCAGCCGGGGCTTCATCATGGGTGAGGCTTCGGTCGGTTTCGTGCTGTCTCGCCGGTCGAGCGAGCCGTACGCACGGCTGCTCGGCGGCGCGATGTCGCACGACGGGTACCACGTGACCTCGATCGAGCCCTCGCTTCGGCAGGTGCGGCGCTGCTTCGTCGAGGCGCTGGACAACGCGGGCGTGGCCGCCGCCGAGGTGCGGTACCTCAACGCACACGGCCCCGGCACGAAACAGTGCGACACTGCCGAGGCCGCGTTGCTGGAGGAACTGTTCCCAGCCGAGGCGGGCGTCTACTCCGTCAAGCCGCTCACCGGGCACTGCCAGGGTGCGGCGTCGGCGGTGGAGCTGGCCGTGGCCGCGCTCGGCTACGAGCGCGGCACGATCCCCGCTCCACCGCTGGTGGCGCAGCCGCACCCGCGGTTGCTGCACGGCCGGTTCCCGGTAGCCGGGGGCCTGACGGTGAAGTCATCGCTCGGGATGGGTGGCCACAACTCCGTGGTCGTGCTCGGACCGGGGCGGGACTGAGTTGTTCGGCGGTGACCGGCGTGCTGCTCGACGCCGGTCACCGCCCCAGCCTTCACCGTGCGAGCCTGGCGTCCAGGGTGATCGTGGTTCCCGCGAGCGCGTTGCTCACCGGGCAGGTGTCCTTGGCCTGCTGCGCGAGCCGCGCGAAGGTGTCCTCGTCCACGCCTTCGACCTCGGCGCTCAGCGTGATTGCGACGGTGTCGATGGACAGCCCTCCGTTGGAGGGGCCGACCGTCACCCGCGCGCTGACGTCGATGGTGTTGGGTGCCAGGCCCTCCTTCTCGAGGGTGCCCGCGAGGTTCATCGCCAGGCAGGACGACTGCGCGGCGGCGATGAGCTCCTCCGGGCTGGTCGTACCTTCCGGCTCGCCGATCCTGCGGGGGAAGGTCACCTCGAACCGGGCGGAGCCCGAGGAGTCGAGTGTCACGACGCCCGTGCCCGAGTTCAGCCCGCCTTTCCAGTGTGTTGTCGAGTCGCGGCTGGCCATGGTCAACTCCTTCGGCTGGGATGCTGGCCGCTCGATGCTCTCGCCGATGGGTCTGGGTCGCCAGTCAGGTGGCACCGTCGGGCGGCGCCGTGTCGCCGGTCAGCCCGACGAAGTCGGCCATCCGCTCGACGGCTTCGGCGAAGAAGGCGTCGGCGGGCTCGAAGCTGCCGACGAACTGCCCGTTCAGTTCGAACCCGACCATCCCGAACAGCTGGGTCCACGCGATGAGTCCTCTTTCAAGCAGCGGTTCGGGAACCTCGATGGCCAGTTCCGAAACCACGGTGGCCAACTGTTCGGCCAGCTCGCCATCCGGCTGGGGCGCCGAGTCCGGCTCGCGCACCGCGCCCTGCTGCCACGCCTCCCGCAGGGTTGAGACCAAGACGATCGGCACCCTGCCCGCCGGGGCGATGGTGTCCTGCGGGGCTCGGTATCCAGGTATGGGAGAGCCGTAGATCAGCGAGTACTCGTGCGGGTTGGCGCGTGCCCACGCGCGTACCGCATGGCAGCTCGCCGTCCAGCGGCTTCGGGGGGACGGCTGTGCGCTCGCCGCGCGTTCGGTGGCCTCGCCGAGGCAGTTGTAGGCATCCACGATCAACGTTGTGATCAACTCGTCCCGGCTGGAGAAGTAGCGGTACAGCGCTGAGGACACCATGCCGAGTTCGCGGGCCACCGCCCGCAGCGACAGTCCCTGAGCGCCGACCTCGCCCAGTTGCCTCCTTGCTTCGGCCTTGATGGCGACGGTCAACTCAGCCCGTGCCCGCTCTCTCGCCGTGCGATGGACGCTTCTCATCCCCGCAGTCTGCCAGGAGCGAGAGCGGTGCACAAAATAGAGAGCACTGTTCTTGACAGCGCGCGACCTTGGGTGTTCACTGCTCTTAGTTGAGAGCAGCGCTCTCGCAGTGATCCGGAGGGGCCGATGACAACACAGCCGCGTTACCTCAAACCGTCGAAGGCGGGAAACGTCTTCCACAGCTTGGTCAGCTGGCTCACCAGGCACGGCGTGAGCCTGTGGGGCAGCAGGGTGCTGTACGTGCGTGGTCGCAACAGCGGCGAATGGCGCACCAACCCGGTCAACCTGCTCGAACACGGGGGCGAGCGCTACCTCGTCGCTCCGCGAGGACACACGCAGTGGGTCCGCAACCTACGTGTGGCAGGGCAAGGCAGGCTGCGGCTGGGCAACCGCTACGAGGACTTCACCGCGGTGGAACTCTCCGACGAGGAAAAGCTCCCGGTGCTGCGCGCCTACCTGAGGAAATGGGCATGGGAGGTCGGCGCGTTCTTCGGCAACCTCAAGGCCGACTCGCCGGAGCGGGAACTGCGCGCCGCCGCGCCGGGATTTCCCGCCTTCCGGATCGTCACCGGCGACTGAACTCCCACCGCCCGAGGCCGCCCCGGTCCAGGGGGTGCGGGGCGACCTCGGGTGGGGTGGGTCATTCCGGCTATTCCAGGAGCCGAACCGCGGCCAGCGCCAGCGGATCGAGCGCGTCGGGATCGTTCTCGGCGAGCTTGCGCAACTCAGCCTTCATCCTGGGGTCCCAGAACATGCGGATGTGGTTGGCGATGGCCGCCGCCGCCTGTTCGGCGGGCTGGTGCCGAAACTGCGCCGCGATGTCGGCGGCCATCCTCGCCTGTGGTGATGTCGTGGTCTCCATCAGTCCACCAGTGCCGGTTCCTCGTTGTGGGCCGCGTCGTGGCCCGCTGCCGCGTTCTTCAGCCCCACCTGCACGGCCGTGACCTTGTACTCGGGGCAGTTCGTCGCCCAGTCGGAGTTCTCGGTGGTCACGACGTTCGCCCCGGTGACCGGGTGGTGGAAGGTCGTGTAGACCACTCCGACCGGCATTCGGTCGGAGATCCTGGCCCGCAGCGTGGTGGTGCCGACGCGGCTGGACAGTGTCACCACGTCGCCGTCGTTGACGCCGCGTACCTCGGCATCGTGTGGGTGGATCTCGAGCACGTCCTCGCCGTGCCATGCCACGTTCGCGGTGCGCCGGGTCTGCGCGCCGACGTTGTACTGCGTGAGGATGCGGCCGGTGGTGAGGATGAGCGGGTACTTGCGGTTGCTGCGCTCCCGTGTCGGCACGAAGGGCGTCTGCATGAACCTGCCCTTACCGCGCACGAACTCGTCCACGTGCATCACCGGCGTGCCCTCGGGTGCGGCGTCGTTGCACGGCCACTGCACGCTGCCGAGCTTGTCCAGCTTGGCGAAGGACACCCCCGCGAACGTCGGAGTAACCGAGGCGATCTCGTCCATGATCTCGCTCGCGCTGTTGTAGTGCATGTCGTAGCCCATCGCCTTGGCGATCTCGCAGGCGACCTGCCACTCGTCCATACCGATCTTGGAAGGCATCACCGGCCGCACGCGGTTGATGCGCCGCTCGGCATTGGTGAACGTGCCGTCCTTTTCGAGGAACGACGTGCCCGGAAGGAACACGTGCGCGAACTTCGCCGTCTCGTTGAGGAACAGGTCCTGCACCACCACCAGTTCCATCGCCGAGAGCGCGGCGTGCACATGGTTGATGTTCGGGTCCGACTGGGCGATGTCCTCGCCCTGCACGAACAACCCCCGGAAGGTGCCGTCGATCGCCGCGTCGAACATGTTGGGGATACGAAGGCCTGGCTCCGGCAGCAGCTGCCGGTCCCACAGCTTTTCGAACACCTCGCGCACGGCGTCGTCGGACACGTGCCGGTAGCCGGAAAGTTCGTGTGGGAAGGAGCCCATGTCGCAGGAGCCCTGCACGTTGTTCTGGCCGCGCAGCGGGTTGACGCCCACACCCTCGCGCCCGATCTGGCCGCAGGCCATGGCGAGGTTCGCCATGCCCATCACCATCGTGGAGCCCTGGCTGTGCTCGGTGACGCCGAGACCGTAGTAGATCGCCGCGTTGCCACCGCCCGCGTAGAGCCGCGCGGCGGCGCGAACCTCGGCCGCGGGCACACCGGTGATCTCCTCGACCGCCTCCGGGCTGTTCTCCGGCCTCGCGATGAACTCGGCCCAGGAGTCGAAGTCCTCGCAACGGGAATCGACGAACTCACGGTCGAGAAGACCCTCGGTGACCACGACGTGCGCCATCGCGTTCACGACGGCCACGTTGGTGCCAGGAGCCAACTGCAGGTGGTGGGTCGCCTCGATGTAAGGCGAGCGCACCAGGTCGATCCGGCGCGGGTCAACCACGATCAGCTTGGCGCCCTCCCGCAGCCTGCGCTTCATGCGCGAGGCGAACACCGGGTGCGCGTCGGTGGGGTTGGCGCCGATCACCATGATGACGTCGGACTTGGCGACCGAGCGGAAGTCCTGGGTGCCAGCGGAGGTGCCGAACGTCTGCTTCAGTCCGTAGCCGGTGGGCGAGTGGCAAACCCTGGCGCAGGTGTCGACGTTGTTGTTACCGAACGCCGCGCGCACCAGCTTCTGCACCACGTAGACCTCTTCGTTGGTGCACCGCGACGACGTGATGCCGCCGATCGCCCCAGCTCCGTGGCGAGCCTGGATGTCGCGGAACCTCTCGGCGACATAGCCGATCGCGGTCTCCCAGTCCACCTCGCGCCACTCGTCGGTGATCCGCTCCCTGATCATCGGCTTCAGCTTGCGGTCGGGGTGGGTGGCGTAGCCGAACGCGAACCTGCCCTTGACGCAGGAGTGGCCCTCGTTGGCGCCGCCGTCCTTGTGCGGCACCATGCGAACCAACTCGTCGCCACGCAGTTCCGCCTTGAACGAGCAGCCGACCCCGCAGTAGGCGCAGGTGGTCAACACGGTTCGCGTCGGCATGCCCAGGTCCACGACGGAGCGCTCCTGCAGCGTCGCGGTAGGGCACGCCTGCACGCAGGCTCCACACGAGACGCACTCGGAGTCCATGAACAGCTCGTTCGCCCCCGGTGAGACCTTGGAGTCGAACCCGCGGCCTTCGATCGTCAGCGCGAACGTGCCCTGCACCTCGCCACAGGCCCGCACACAGCGGGAGCAGACGATGCACTTGGCGGGGTCGAAGTCGAAGTAGGGGTTGCTGGTGTCCTTCTCGGCGTCGAGGTGGTTCTCGCCCTCGTAGCCGTAGCGCACCTGCCGAAGACCGACGACCCCCGACATGTCCTGCAGCTCGCAGTCACCGTTGGCCGCGCACGTCAGGCAGTCCAGCGGGTGATCGGAGATGTAGAGCTCCATCACGCCCTGCCGCAGCTTCTCGAGCCGTGGCGTCTGGGTGCGGACCCGCATGCCTTCTGCGACCGGTGTGGTGCACGAGGCTGGCGTGCCCTTGCGGCCGTCGATCTCGACCAGGCACAGCCTGCACGAGCCGAAAGCTTCGAGGCTGTCGGTAGCGCACAGCTTCGGGATGTCGGTCCCGCTCTCCGCCGCCGCGCGCATGATGGACGTGCCCTCGGGCACGGTCACGGGTACGCCGTCGATCTCGACGGTCACCGTCGCCGGGCCCGGCTTGGCCGGCGTTCCGAAGTCGTGCTCCTTCAGCAAACCCATGGGTTATTTCGCCTCCTTGTGGTTGGCGGCGTTCGACACGAAGTCGTCGGGGAAGTGCGTCAGCGCACTGCGCACCGGGTTGGGTGTCAGCCCGCCCATCGCGCACAGCGACCCGTCGGTCATCAGCTCGCAGAGATCATTGAGCAGGGCCAGGTTGCCATCGGTGTCCTCACCGCCGGTGATCTTGTCGATCACCTCGACGCCCCGTACCGCGCCCACCCGGCACGGGGTGCACTTGCCGCAGGACTCCTCCGCGCAGAACTCCATCGCGAACCGCGCCATGGCCGCCATGTCGACGGCGTCGTCGAACACCACGATGCCGCCGTGCCCCAGCATCGCGTCGGCGGCGGCGAACGCCTCGTAGTCCATGGGCAGGTGGAACTGCGATGTGGGCACATACGATCCGAGCGGCCCGCCGACCTGCACCGCGCGCACCGGCCTTCCCGACCGGGTGCCGCCGCCGTAACCGTTGACCAGCTCGTCGAGGGTGATCCCGAAGGCGGTCTCGAACACCCCGCCTCGCGCGATGTTGCCCGCCAGCTGGAAGACCTGGGTGCCGCGCGAGCGATCCACGCCGAGCTCGGCGTAGGACTTCCCGCCGTCGGAGAGAATCGACGGCACGCTGGCGAGGGTGAGGACGTTGTTCACGATAGTCGGCTTGCCGAACAGCCCCGTGATCGCCGGAATCGGCGGCTTGGAACGCACCATGCCGCGCTTACCCTCCAGGCTCTCCAGCATGGAGGTCTCTTCTCCGCAGATGTAGGCGCCCGCCCCGACCCGCACGAACAGGTCGAAGTGCAGTCCGGAGCCGAGGATGTTCTCGCCGAGCCAGCCGTGCGCGTACGCGATGTCGATGGCCCTGCGCATCGTGGCGACAGCGTCGGGGTATTCCGACCGGATGTAGATGTAGCCCTCGGCGGCCCCGACGGCGTGCGCGGCGATGGTCATGCCCTCGATGAGGCAGAACGGATCGCCTTCCATCAGCATCCGGTCGGCGAAGGTGCCCGAGTCACCCTCGTCGGCGTTGCAGCACACGAACTTCAGCTCGCCGGGGGTCTCGAGCACCGTCTTCCACTTGATGCCCGCGGGAAAGCCCGCCCCGCCCCTGCCACGCAGGCCCGACTCGGTGACCTCGGCGACGACGTCGGCCGGGTCGAGTTCGAGCGCCCTGCGAAGTCCTGCCAGCCCGCCGAATCGCTCGTAGTCAGAGGCGGACAGCGGATCTGTGATCCCGACCCTGGCGAAGCACAGCCGCTGCTGATCACGCATCCAGG harbors:
- a CDS encoding LutB/LldF family L-lactate oxidation iron-sulfur protein; translated protein: MGRNPVTWLGSPVFPKAAHTALADTQLRANLRKATTTIRDKRASAVAELADWEELRRAGEAIKDDVLANLDTYLLRLEESVTARGGVVHWARDAEEANRIVLDLAREHGADEVVKVKSMATAEIGLNEALEAGGIRAVETDLAELIVQLGRDRPSHILVPAIHRNRAEIREIFRREMSEAPVSDDPRELAEAARRHLRRKFLSARVAVSGANFAVADTGSIVVVESEGNGRMCLTLPQTLITVMGIEKLVPSWRDLEVFLQLLPRSSTAERMNPYTSVWTGVTPGDGPSRFHLVLLDNGRTATLADEVGRQALRCIRCSACLNVCPVYERTGGQAYGSVYPGPIGAILAPQLADDPSDEQAASLPYASSLCGACYEVCPVRINIPQALTHLRAKVVRNKGGRNPEALAMAAAAWVFADPRRFEAAQRAGSLSRLLTGAGPIGRLPWPGSKWTATRDAPSLPKESFRLWWRRNRG
- a CDS encoding formate dehydrogenase subunit delta, which gives rise to METTTSPQARMAADIAAQFRHQPAEQAAAAIANHIRMFWDPRMKAELRKLAENDPDALDPLALAAVRLLE
- a CDS encoding OsmC family peroxiredoxin, which codes for MASRDSTTHWKGGLNSGTGVVTLDSSGSARFEVTFPRRIGEPEGTTSPEELIAAAQSSCLAMNLAGTLEKEGLAPNTIDVSARVTVGPSNGGLSIDTVAITLSAEVEGVDEDTFARLAQQAKDTCPVSNALAGTTITLDARLAR
- a CDS encoding TetR/AcrR family transcriptional regulator — encoded protein: MRSVHRTARERARAELTVAIKAEARRQLGEVGAQGLSLRAVARELGMVSSALYRYFSSRDELITTLIVDAYNCLGEATERAASAQPSPRSRWTASCHAVRAWARANPHEYSLIYGSPIPGYRAPQDTIAPAGRVPIVLVSTLREAWQQGAVREPDSAPQPDGELAEQLATVVSELAIEVPEPLLERGLIAWTQLFGMVGFELNGQFVGSFEPADAFFAEAVERMADFVGLTGDTAPPDGAT
- a CDS encoding sensor domain-containing protein, translated to MEACTRGGAPAWTKPNHEIIADLALTATGAGIWSLDLGTLDVTWTTGVAEALGLPVEDEHSIRDRLLELLEPLTVAARNCPVWHNFDLEQCHETPHGDTRWTRFLARAQDNGDGDIERLVGIATDVTERHGNEQALADLADRYRLLVELSPDGICVHEGGRLVYVNPAAARFVAAELADDLIGKPITDFVDPFAVPDMLKRIEELEGPGATTTPTEVELKRLDGETMLIESVSVRTTWQGRPAYQVIMRDITAQKSAEAALHYQAALVSHVSDAIIATTAEGVVTSWNPAAETVYGHSSRSAIGRPVGEVVGSRLDPAAVLADGGVVEDTHRRADGSRLAIRVSAAKMNGGYVLVCADETARRQAERRYSTVVAALDEGVVVIGADGFVESANPAAGRILGLPLHAVIGCSPTLFPLYDESGQRIDPADYPSALSRRTGEPAGTRVVRAQRPDGRCVWLSMSCRPLDGSPTTPAAVVTSFTDITERRAIGERLEHDATHDPLTGLANRTLVLQRLASALREGSRGGMACVLFIDLDKFKVINDSLGHNIGDKVLRIAGQRLQHSVRRSDLVGRLGGDEFAVVTFEVRHDGEIRSLIEHLRRSLTEPITVDGRRLRIDASIGIVTAGPGDGRSAEDLIRDADVAMYQAKTRGRGRDEFFDVELRERIQRQLRLEQDLREAIRGGQLWVAYQPVVDLRTYRTVAVEGLLRWDHPVHGSISPGEFIPLAEESDLINLIGGHMLRTATRELANRRGPGKIDTRLTVNLSARQLDDEKLVDAVAEALRATGLPPEELCLEITESALMREPKAAAEVLTALRGLGVRLAIDDFGTGYSSLAQLWKLPLDTLKIDRSFVAGLDEPGETDAEAIIKGIVTMAHAMGLTVIAEGTENARQVEILRDLGCDQAQGFHFGRPSRAADLFPSEH
- a CDS encoding nitroreductase family deazaflavin-dependent oxidoreductase gives rise to the protein MTTQPRYLKPSKAGNVFHSLVSWLTRHGVSLWGSRVLYVRGRNSGEWRTNPVNLLEHGGERYLVAPRGHTQWVRNLRVAGQGRLRLGNRYEDFTAVELSDEEKLPVLRAYLRKWAWEVGAFFGNLKADSPERELRAAAPGFPAFRIVTGD
- a CDS encoding LutC/YkgG family protein yields the protein MGSAREEILARIRAAGAARPVTVPREYRRERRVADPVALFAERIADYRAVVRSGPVELIGECLGARGVRTMVVPADVPAHWRVSGVRWLVDDDPPLELSVVDGVDGVLTGCAVAIAETGTIVLDAGQAQGRRLLSLVPDYHLCVVRTDQIEVTVAQALSRLDPLRPLTFISGPSATSDIELDRVEGVHGPRTLEVLIVDG
- a CDS encoding beta-ketoacyl synthase N-terminal-like domain-containing protein, whose amino-acid sequence is MLRSRTDGIGISGIGAVTGYGWGRELLWEGLLSGKPAATLTGGFGSGDADAGWVAAVPDGGDPADGRGRFARAMRAAAREAIEDARERGWVPGARVGLVHAVVLGEVDLWKEFYLVEGGQLQPRDYLALMPSTPTSTFMQEYGFHGPAMNVSAMCASGNAGMLTAKSWLDAGIVDDVVLVATDLSLTPENVRHFVRLGVSVVDEEPLLGCRPFQQGSRGFIMGEASVGFVLSRRSSEPYARLLGGAMSHDGYHVTSIEPSLRQVRRCFVEALDNAGVAAAEVRYLNAHGPGTKQCDTAEAALLEELFPAEAGVYSVKPLTGHCQGAASAVELAVAALGYERGTIPAPPLVAQPHPRLLHGRFPVAGGLTVKSSLGMGGHNSVVVLGPGRD